Proteins from a genomic interval of Fusarium oxysporum Fo47 chromosome I, complete sequence:
- a CDS encoding Got1/Sft2-like family-domain-containing protein: protein MASSSFRDSINSLGWSRRDEPVNTSHQSGLLSSLQSLNPFQGGSGYVRLPTTESSGAPLPAPSRREEEEGWFVLSRWDRLLIFGACNLAAVACFVICFTLFPVLSLRPRKFVILWSVGSLMFLASFAAVMGPMNYVYHLLSTPRLPFTAAYFGSITLTLVFALKLHSTILTLFSALVQLACLLWYLISYFPMGSTGLRFATSFGARQATAWMTG from the exons AtggcctcttcctccttcagaGACTCGATAAACTCCCTCGGCTGGAGTCGCCGCGATGAACCAGTCAATACTTCTCATCAAAGCGGGTTACTCTCCTCTCTTCAGAGTTTAAATCCCTTCCAAGGAGGCAGCGGTTATGTCCGTCTACCTACCACCGAGAGTTCAGGTGCACCTCTCCCCGCGCCCAGTCGAcgtgaagaagaggaaggctgGTTTGTTC TTAGCCGATGGGATCGCTTGTTGATCTTTGGTGCCTGTAACCTCGCTGCTGTGGCATGTTTCGTCATCTGCTTCACTCTATTCCCCGTCCTCTCTCTGAGACCACGCAAGTTTGTCATATT ATGGTCGGTTGGATCACTAATGTTCCTGGCCTCCTTCGCTGCGGTAATGGGCCCCATGAACTACGTTTATCACCTTCTTTCGACTCCTCGACTGCCGTTTACTGCGGCGTATTTCGGCTCTATCACGTTGACCCTTGTGTTTGCCTTGAAG CTTCACAGCACAATTCTCACCTTATTCTCCGCTCTTGTTCAACTTGCCTGCCTGCTCTGGTACTTGATCAGTTATTTCCCTATGGGATCTACTGGACTGCGCTTTGCCACATCGTTTGGTGCAAGGCAAGCAACAGCATGGATGACTGGCTAG
- a CDS encoding uncharacterized protein (expressed protein) has translation MQGSSRGVISRCFGILSVLSFFVSFWGAEGLCLTALYRITGACPKYFLVLKVLTLAGFASYFSPFEGGLVVGVDFLLFFMLRYLGSIYALSLGGS, from the coding sequence ATGCAGGGCAGTTCAAGGGGCGTGATCTCTCGGTGTTTTGGCATTCTCTCGGTGTTGTCTTTTTTCGTTTCGTTTTGGGGTGCAGAAGGCTTGTGCCTAACCGCATTATATAGGATTACAGGGGCATGTCCGAAATACTTCCTTGTGCTGAAGGTGTTAACACTTGCTGGGTTTGCTTCTTATTTTTCTCCTTTCGAAGGTGGGCtggttgttggtgttgattttcttctttttttcatGTTACGATACCTTGGGTCAATTTATGCATTAAGTCTAGGAGGCAGTTAA
- a CDS encoding nitrogen permease regulator of amino acid transport activity 3-domain-containing protein — MAVPSVTSDNFLAVALVVNRSRDGPAFVFHYPANIEPHSKSSSSTGAELEDILLERLSQQSFSDVADDVPLPKQGRNADEHSFTESGSQIVPWERVAGFPARDLAGILTPARPYHKKLFQLSLDPLYCVSYPIHVPENGRWKKPKKTSRADKRSAYNEEQPAPHEVDPPSAGKAPEQPVEEKDGKKEDGKDKDDEKRSSMTMFNLVFILNPSSNEVKDVVESIYDHIIKKVSKAFKYSQQHSEFVWKESKRILVAKDKAREERKRMSVLWKEILQSSSLAAAMHDIYEAVSQNKIAALHLDTAAGSLTPSVQIPIPFYIDDLPQGEEGTQRGLWLTTANTFISQDALEEPGFLDRNFALLLTDDEKKIIAELQADPDPTTASMVEFVRLSKPTQSFYQVGQSNILTLGQVRKYAQHFIFWRRAIAIPPLHAKDQYILSPNSDLSRLPLDTLEWQRAFPLAPPLPNFLAELSQAPRPYKQFSPSKAHRPTYLLMLSWLMRRGWVTQLCTFAYVVVWPEIMYEVEYEMEAEELRAAADTDANKSKEKEAKDDASTFTSAPRTSESSEGHSGTDGSHVPTVAEQAAEKARLERIASKAQRDAAEKATAHARKPVPVATVHPSVNDHPHLQGLTPHIILDAKKATGKESRYLSAIARRFSDEKLANSWQVMCKYFDGRCALERIALQEDMKRKLVWNTLTAMGEYLLCTRHW, encoded by the exons ATGGCTGTGCCGAGTGTTACTAGCGACAATTTCCTCGCCGTTGCTCTTGTAGTCAATCGCTCTCGCGATGGCCCAGCATTTGTGTTCCACTACCCCGCAAACATTGAACCTCATTCCAAGTCAAGTTCTTCCACAGGTGCCGAGCTTGAGGATATTCTTCTTGAACGGCTGTCGCAGCAGAGCTTCTCGGATGTTGCTGACGACGTACCTCTCCCTAAGCAGGGACGCAACGCAGACGAGCACTCTTTTACTGAATCTGGATCTCAGATTGTTCCATGGGAACGTGTTGCAGGCTTCCCTGCTCGCGATCTTGCGGGCATTCTAACTCCCGCCCGCCCCTATCACAAGAAACTCTTTCAACTATCATTAGATCCACTATATTGTGTATCTTATCCTATCCATGTTCCCGAAAATGGCAGATGGAAGAAGCCGAAGAAGACATCCCGCGCTGATAAGCGCTCTGCGTACAACGAAGAACAACCAGCGCCTCATGAGGTCGATCCTCCATCTGCAGGAAAGGCGCCTGAGCAACCTGTAGAGgaaaaggatggcaagaaggaagacGGTAAGGACAAGGACGATGAGAAACGCAGTTCCATGACCATGTTTAacctcgtcttcatccttAACCCTAGCAGCAACGAAGTTAAGGATGTCGTTGAATCCATATACGACCACATTATAAAGAAGGTTAGCAAGGCCTTCAAATACAGCCAGCAACATAGCGAGTTTGTGTGGAAAGAGTCGAAACGAATACTTGTCGCCAAAGATAAGGCGCGAGAGGAGC GGAAACGAATGAGTGTTCTTTGGAAAGAAATACTTCAGAGCTCATCACTGGCCGCTGCCATGCACGATATATATGAGGCAGTGTCTCAAAACAAGATCGCCGCTCTGCATCTCGATACTGCAGCTGGCTCTCTGACCCCTTCGGTTCAGATTCCTATTCCTTTCTACATCGATGACCTCCCTCAGGGCGAAGAGGGGACCCAGCGTGGCCTTTGGCTCACGACCGCGAATACTTTCATCAGTCAAGATGCCCTCGAGGAGCCTGGCTTTCTTGATCGCAACTTTGCTCTACTGCTcactgatgatgaaaagaaaaTCATCGCCGAGCTCCAAGCTGACCCAGACCCAACTACAGCCTCAATGGTTGAGTTTGTACGGCTGTCAAAGCCAACACAATC ATTCTACCAAGTTGGTCAAAGCAACATCTTGACTCTAGGTCAAGTGCGAAAATATGCTCAACATTTTATATTCTGGCGTCGTGCCATTGCTATCCCTCCCCTTCACGCCAAGGATCAATATATATTATCCCCCAATAGTGACCTATCCCGTCTTCCTCTCGACACTTTAGAATGGCAGAGAGCATTCCCCTTAGCTCCACCGCTCCCGAATTTTCTCGCTGAGCTCTCTCAAGCACCCCGTCCATACAAGCAGTTTTCGCCTAGCAAAGCCCACCGCCCGACCTATCTTCTTATGCTTTCCTGGCTCATGCGTCGCGGTTGGGTGACCCAACTCTGTACATTTGCCTACGTCGTCGTCTGGCCTGAAATCATGTACGAGGTCGAGTACGAGATGGAAGCTGAGGAGCTCCGTGCCGCGGCGGATACAGATGCGAATAAAAGCAAAGAAAAGGAGGCCAAAGACGATGCCTCTACGTTTACCTCGGCCCCACGCACCTCCGAGTCTTCCGAAGGTCACTCCGGCACTGACGGCTCTCATGTTCCCACCGTTGCCGAGCAGGCCGCAGAGAAAGCCCGTCTCGAGCGGATTGCCTCCAAAGCCCAGCGCGACGCCGCTGAAAAGGCGACAGCACATGCCCGTAAGCCTGTCCCAGTCGCAACGGTACACCCCTCTGTAAACGACCACCCGCATCTCCAAGGCTTGACACCTCACATCATCCTCGATGCCAAAAAGGCCACCGGCAAGGAATCACGCTACCTGTCGGCCATCGCTCGTCGTTTCAGCGACGAAAAATTAGCAAACAGTTGGCAGGTTATGTGCAAGTATTTTGATGGCCGGTGTGCCTTGGAACGCATCGCTTTACAAGAGGATATGAAGCGGAAGTTGGTATGGAACACACTAACAGCTATGGGCGAGTATTTGCTCTGCACCCGTCATTGGTGA
- a CDS encoding kinase-like domain-containing protein, translating to MTTSPTNLDFGHVPFLDLAYDNNESQDSARTLILTLMPDWASQDSNVEFVRFTDGITNTLLKAVNHRPGMSKLDVDRDAILLRAYGHGTAVLIDREREAENHELLMRYGLATQLLARFKNGMMYRYILGKPARAQDLREPLILSAIARRLAHWHATVPCLPDPNHSRDDRHVNGEAKLNGLANGNTGTNGDSLTNGNTNGIVNENNKSRQEQIDNTAPGKAPPNMWTTMQKWIFALPTDTDAQRQRQALLQAELKEMVQKLSQRPGLGKNGLVFAHCDLLCANVIIHEDDEAAPTVDFIDYEYATPSPAAFDVANHFAEWAGYDCDYSAVPRQDQRLAFVREYIKSYFSLTGEEVDEEEEVRKLMTEVDAYRGVPGFYWGIWSQIQAVISKIDFDYAQYAELRLSEYWAYKGEEDGSRKASGQEMPLREKTWWRTE from the exons atgacaacatcaccaaccaaCCTCGATTTTGGCCATGTGcccttcttggacttggccTACGACAACAATGAATCACAAGACTCGGCTCGAACACTCATCCTGACACTCATGCCAGACTGGGCGAGCCAAGACTCAAACGTTGAATTTGTGCGTTTCACTGATGGCATCACCAATACTCTGCTAAAGGCCGTCAACCACCGCCCTGGCATgtccaagcttgatgttgatcgGGATGCTATCCTACTCCGAGCCTACGGTCATGGAACTGCCGTTCTCATTGACCGTGAACGTGAGGCTGAGAACCATGAGCTGCTCATGAGATATGGTCTTGCTACTCAGTTGCTTGCCCGTTTCAAGAATGGCATGATGTACCGTTATATCCTGGGTAAACCTGCACGTGCCCAGGATCTTCGTGAACCTCTAATACTATCTGCCATCGCTCGTCGTCTTGCACACTGGCACGCAACTGTACCTTGCTTGCCGGACCCCAATCATAGTCGGGACGATAGGCATGTAAATGGCGAGGCCAAACTCAATGGACTTGCCAACGGTAACACCGGCACCAATGGTGATAGCCTGACCAACGGGAATACCAACGGTATTGTGAACGAAAACAACAAGTCTCGCCAAGAACAGATTGATAATACTGCCCCTGGAAAGGCTCCGCCTAATATGTGGACAACCATGCAGAAATGGATCTTCGCCTTGCCCACTGATACGGACGCTCAGCGGCAGAGGCAAGCACTGCTGCAGGCAGAGTTGAAAGAGATGGTCCAAAAACTGAGCCAGCGGCCTGGCTTGGGCAAGAACGGG CTTGTATTTGCGCACTGCGACCTGCTGTGTGCCAACGTTATCATCCacgaagacgatgaggcGGCCCCTACCGTCGACTTCATCGATTACGAGTATGCTACACCATCGCCTGCGGCTTTTGACGTGGCGAACCACTTTGCAGAGTGGGCAGGGTATGACTGCGACTACTCGGCTGTACCCAGACAGGATCAACGACTTGCGTTTGTAAGGGAGTACATCAAATCTTACTTTTCTTTAACCGGCGAGGAggtcgatgaagaggaggaggttcGGAAACTCATGACCGAGGTCGATGCGTATCGAGGAGTGCCAGGATTCTACTGGGGCATCTGGTCCCAAATCCAAGCTGTCATTTCCaagattgactttgactATGCTCAATATGCTGAACTGCGATTGAGTGAGTACTGGGCATACAAGGGCGAGGAGGATGGCAGCCGAAAAGCTTCAGGCCAAGAAATGCCATTGAGGGAAAAGACTTGGTGGCGCACCGAGTAG